The Lysobacter gummosus sequence TGCTTTCATGCTCTGGCTCGGCCTGGCCGCGGCGGCGGTGTTCGCGCTGGTGCTGATGTTTCCCGGCTTGTCCGTGCTGGCCCAGGTCGCCGCGTTCGTGGTGCTCAGCTTCGCCTCGATCCAGGTCTACCGCACCTGGTTCCGCGGTCGCGAGCGGCAGAGCGACCAGCCCTTGTTGAACCGTCGCGCCGAGCAACTGGTCGGCCGCGTGGTCGCGCTGGAGCGCGGCATCGTGCAAGGACGCGGACGGGTGCAGATCGCCGATGCGTTCTGGGACGTGTCCGGCCCGGACCTAGACACCGGCGCGATGGTGCGCGTGGTCGGCACCGACGGCATGACCCTGCGGGTCGAGCCGGCCGGTTGAACGATGATCGCCCTGCGCGCTAAGCGGGTCCTGCGCGCATCGGCGATGCTGACGTGCCTGGCGCCGGCCTTCGCCTACAGCGGCCATGCCGGCACGCCGCAGGCCGCGGCGATGCCGGCCGCGCAGCCGGGCCAGACCGCGCCCGCGCTGGTGCGCGCCGGCGCGCGCGGCGGCGAAGATTGGATCGGCAAGATCGTTCCGCCGTACCCGGACGGCTACAAATCCAACACCGGCGGCTGCGTCGGCAGCGGCCGCAGCGCCGAGCAAGTCTGCGCGCGCAGCATCGGCACCATCGACGACGCCGAGGACCGCTCGCTGAAGTTCTACGCCGCCGAACTGGTCGGCCGGATCGGCAACGAGGCGCGCTGGAAGATCACCGACGTGGTGCCGTATCCGAAGCTGCAGCATGGCGAGCGGGTATCGATGTCAACCTGCATGATCGACGGCGTGACCGACCCCGGCGTGATCGCGATCGTGGACACCGCGGTGGAAGGCGCCGCCGCGCGCGAGATGTTCGACGCGGTGCGCTGGGCGGTGAAGCTGGATCGGCGCAAGGGGCGATTCATCGAGGTGAAGCCAACCGAAGTCCGCTGTTACAACGAAGGCGCCGAAGGGGAATAGAGTCGGCCGCGGCCAAGCCCGTTCGCCGGGCAAGCCTGAAGCCCGACCACCCGCTTGGCCAA is a genomic window containing:
- a CDS encoding NfeD family protein; translated protein: MSWSWQTIAWAAVALLLFAAEALAPGAFMLWLGLAAAAVFALVLMFPGLSVLAQVAAFVVLSFASIQVYRTWFRGRERQSDQPLLNRRAEQLVGRVVALERGIVQGRGRVQIADAFWDVSGPDLDTGAMVRVVGTDGMTLRVEPAG